The DNA window AGCTCATCCGGTATTTTTATACAAAAAAATTGGAAGCAGGCATATCCCGTTATACAGCCTATTCCTGCTCCGGTGAATACCTTGCTGAAGAAGCCATTACAGACACGACCTCCGGAACCATTACCGATGCTAGTGGCAACTATACCATAAAAGCCGAGGCCGGAAAACTAAATATCTTCACTGTCAAAACACCAGCAGAGGACAAAGGCGATATTAAAATCGACCTGACAGGTTATTCCACAAAAGAAACTCTTACAGAACTGAGTCAGAACCCGGCCAACCTGCCTGTAACAGTGCCGACTACTCTACAAACCAGTCCGGTGTCAGCAGGAGTTATTATTGAAACAATACCAACTGCCAGCAATACTCCGGCGACAGAAACAACTCCAGCAGTAAGCATAGATCCAGCGACTTTAATTCAGATAGCAGAAGCCGAGACTACAACAATATCACTGCCTACAGTAACCTACAGCGGTAGCCCATTTACATTTACACAAAATTTATCGATTACAACCCAGACACCCACTGTGACAGGAACTGTTACGAGTTGTACAGCAAGTCCTACTCTACCTGCCGGACTAAGCATTGCTGCTACTACCTGTGTCATTAGTGGAACACCAACCACAGTTCAGTCAGCTACCTCTTATACAATTACCGCTACCAATAGTGCTGGAAATACCACAGCCACTATCAGCATTAAAGTTCTTGGTACCTGGGTTCAGGATGCCTATCTCAAGGCTTCCAATGCTGGAGCTGGTGATAATTTTGGTAGATCCGTATCTACTGTCAGTGGTGATTATTTAGTTGTAGGTGCTAATGGAGAGAGCAATAGTTCTACAGGTATCGATAACACAGATAATGCCAGCATTACAGATACAGGAACTGCCGCTTCTTCCGGTGCAGTCTATATCTTCAAAAGGAATAGTTCTACCGGGGATTGGTCTCAGGATGCCTATCTAAAGGCCTCCAATACAGGAGCATCTGATTATTTTGGTAATTCTGTATCTATCAGTGGTGATTATATAGTTGTAGGGGCTTATGGAGAGGGTAATAGTTCTACAAGTATCAATAACACAGATAACGCTTCTATTACAGATGCAGGAACAGTCGTTAATACCGGTGCGGCTTATATCTTTAAAAGGGATAGTTCAACTGGTAATTGGTCTCAGGATGCATATCTCAAGACCTCCAATGCTGGATCTGGTGATAAATTTGGTATTACTGCATCTATCAGCGGTGATTATGTTGTTGTAGGAGCTAATGTAGAGGGTAATAGTTCTACAAGTATCAATAACACAGATAATGCCAGCATTACAGATGCCGGAACTGCCGCTTCTTCCGGTGCTGTCTATATTTTTAAAAGGAACAGTTCTACCGGGGATTGGTCACAGGATGCCTACCTCAAAGCTTCCAATGCAGAGGCATCTGATCAATTTGGTATTTCTGTATCTATCAGCGGTGATTATGCAGTTGTAGGTGCTTATAACGAGGGTAATACTTCAACAAGTATCAATAATACAGATAATGCCAGCATTACAGATGCCGGAACTGTCACTAACGTAGGTGCGGCTTATATCTTTAAAAGGGATAGTTCTACCGGGGATTGGATTCAGGATGCCTATTTAAAGGCCTCCAATGCAGAAGCAGCTGATCAATTTGGTAATTCTGTATCCATCAGCGGTGATTATGCTATTGTAGGGGCTCATCAAGAGGATAATAGTTCTACAAGTATCAATAATACAGATAATGTCAGCATAACAGATGTAGGAACTGCCACTCAATCCGGTGCAGCGTATATCTTTAAAAGGAATAGTTCCACAGGGGATTGGTCTCAGGATGCATATCTCAAAGCTTCCAATGCAGCGGCATCTAGTTATTTTGGCATTTCTGTATCTATTAACGGTGATTTTGCCGTTGTAGGGGCTTATCAAGAGGGTAATACTTCTACTAGTATCAATAACACAGATAATGCCAGTATTACAGATACTGGAACTACCAGTTTTATAGGTGCGGCTTATATCTTTAAAAGGGATAGTTCTACCGGGGATTGGATTCTGGATGCATATCTCAAAGCTTCCAATGCAGGCGCAAGTGATGCTTTTGGTCTTTCTGTATCTGTCAGCGGTGGTTATGTTGTTGTAGGGGCCAATTTAGAGGATAATGGTTCTACAAGTATCAATAACACAGATAATGCCAGCATTACGGACGCAGGAGCGGCATCTAATTCCGGTGCTGTTTATATCTTTAAATTAAAATAAAGTGAATTTTATGAAACAACATTCAACGAGTATCACAATAGGAATTACTGCTGTTTTAATCATCGCTTATCTACTTCATCGTGATAGTATGCGAGAAAAGCAAATGGCACTTCTTCTTAGCCAGAGCCAGCAGCAAAAAACAAAGGACGGTGGAAAAACAATCGACCCTTATTTACAAAACCAGGTGAAAAATCGAATTATCAAAGGATATGATGAGCTTCAGGACTGCTATAAGGAGTATCTAAAACAAAATCCAAAAATAACAGATGGTGAAGTAAAAATGGACTGGCAAATCGACACCGATGGTAAGGTTATCAAACCGGCTGTAATTTTAAGCCCATTGGAAAAAAGCTTTCACTCCTGCCTTGGGCAGAAGATTTCTGGCTGGACGTTTCCACCGCCGCTGGTGCAAAAATATGTAGTGCATACTTTCAAGTTTAGTAAGAAGTAGTGACACTTCCATATATAAACTCTCAGTGTATATAGTATTTTTGTTAATAACTGTGTACTAATATACTGAATGTAAATATTATTGCATTCCCTACTTCTTTTTGTTTACAGACTTTACATTTAAGACTGTAATGATACAGGAGAGCTAGTAAAAGCAGGATGGATAATTAAAGCTGGAATTAACTATAACAATTTTTTTAAAATAGCGACACTCAATTTTTAAAGGAAGTTAATTCCATAAGATTCTCATATTCTATTTCACTAAGGTTTTCATCTCTCTTCTTTCCCATAAGAACATCGTATTGTTTTTGAATGAGCTCCGGTGCTGTCCGGTTGATTTTTTTTAGTAATCGGCTTTCCCTTTCAGAAAGTACAGCTGTATCGTTCTCTCTCTGCAATTTCATGCCAGGTTCACTTTCCAGTTCACTGACAATGTCTTGCATGGTATATCCGGGATGCGGATTTCTAAAAAATCGTATAACTCCTGTTTGCCTCTTCCGGTAGCTTTTTAACTGTTTCTAATAATACCTGTGTTTCCATCGGATAACAAGAAAAGCACTAAACAGAATTTTGGTCTAGAAATAAATTTGACAGGCCAATTTCGGATAATATAATTCAGCTATGATAACTCTGGACAAGAATTCGATCATCCAATAGCCATTGCTTGATTTTTTTATAAAGAAATTCGGGAGAAAATCATTGAGCTTGGAAACGGAAATATCTCTTAACCTCCTATTTCAATTTGAGGTAGAGATAGGAGATGGACAGTATGGACTTAAGAGACGCTCCCCTTTCCTCGCAGGCATCTCTTTACCCATAAGTTTTTTACCTATCCCCCTCAGTCCCCCTTTCCTAATTCGCTTTGCTTCGGCTCAGGCTAACACCTCGCTCAGCACAAGTCGCAGGAAAGGGGGAGATTTTATCATTTTAAGGTATCCTTGCGATGTTTGATAACCAGGAAAAAATAGAGCATCTTCGCGAAGCGGCTCCTTCCCCGGTCATTGAGCCTGTCGAAATGGGGAAGGCGGGGGTTAGGTTAATTGTGGGTAAGGATATGGCCGGAGGTGATTCAAGAACCACGCAAAACACCAAACAGAGCTATAATTTTAAGAAAAACTTAAATCGCAGTATATATACGGTAAAAAAGATTTTTTTATTTCTTTGAGCTCGGCATCCCGAATGCTAAGAACAATACAGGTTTGCTACAATATGGGTTTTTACACTTTCCCAA is part of the Leptospiraceae bacterium genome and encodes:
- a CDS encoding AgmX/PglI C-terminal domain-containing protein gives rise to the protein MKQHSTSITIGITAVLIIAYLLHRDSMREKQMALLLSQSQQQKTKDGGKTIDPYLQNQVKNRIIKGYDELQDCYKEYLKQNPKITDGEVKMDWQIDTDGKVIKPAVILSPLEKSFHSCLGQKISGWTFPPPLVQKYVVHTFKFSKK
- a CDS encoding putative Ig domain-containing protein, with translation MKSNKLFLFLFILNFVLSYCSRVPFFSGKDTSITNNLIRFFQISSGTKLYLSVKGQLKDGNGKPMAYAVMSQNTTGISTATSIRAGSAVEKIRCADYSLASSSIQCIKIIKPDNFSKKSSDGCYVLYLGTTNNPQARQIAKVRNIQSGQLIRYFYTKKLEAGISRYTAYSCSGEYLAEEAITDTTSGTITDASGNYTIKAEAGKLNIFTVKTPAEDKGDIKIDLTGYSTKETLTELSQNPANLPVTVPTTLQTSPVSAGVIIETIPTASNTPATETTPAVSIDPATLIQIAEAETTTISLPTVTYSGSPFTFTQNLSITTQTPTVTGTVTSCTASPTLPAGLSIAATTCVISGTPTTVQSATSYTITATNSAGNTTATISIKVLGTWVQDAYLKASNAGAGDNFGRSVSTVSGDYLVVGANGESNSSTGIDNTDNASITDTGTAASSGAVYIFKRNSSTGDWSQDAYLKASNTGASDYFGNSVSISGDYIVVGAYGEGNSSTSINNTDNASITDAGTVVNTGAAYIFKRDSSTGNWSQDAYLKTSNAGSGDKFGITASISGDYVVVGANVEGNSSTSINNTDNASITDAGTAASSGAVYIFKRNSSTGDWSQDAYLKASNAEASDQFGISVSISGDYAVVGAYNEGNTSTSINNTDNASITDAGTVTNVGAAYIFKRDSSTGDWIQDAYLKASNAEAADQFGNSVSISGDYAIVGAHQEDNSSTSINNTDNVSITDVGTATQSGAAYIFKRNSSTGDWSQDAYLKASNAAASSYFGISVSINGDFAVVGAYQEGNTSTSINNTDNASITDTGTTSFIGAAYIFKRDSSTGDWILDAYLKASNAGASDAFGLSVSVSGGYVVVGANLEDNGSTSINNTDNASITDAGAASNSGAVYIFKLK